In a genomic window of Leptospira hartskeerlii:
- a CDS encoding sulfurtransferase — MKLVISLALVLLTSNSLFASEKLSGVRGWFISAPEALFLHQQGAVFVDARDGIKISTFSRSVPLGWQEISQKEFPNQGNLVQTSEAKELLRKKGLDASKIVLVFGDPTGGWGEEGRIVWSLRTLGFSKSFVVDGGINALQKASNSPIPNRPEILSKINASTSENKNWSADSKLIQSELSDKKFAFIDTREEREFLGQTPYGESRGGHLPGAKWIYYKQFLDKDGYLLSESKIVSKLYELGISKDKTVISYCTGGVRSGWMTSVLVSLGYNAKNYAGSMWEWSSKGDQNHPLVTR; from the coding sequence ATGAAACTCGTAATTTCTCTTGCCTTAGTTCTTCTAACTTCTAATTCTCTCTTCGCCTCCGAAAAACTTTCCGGAGTCAGAGGATGGTTTATTAGTGCACCTGAAGCGTTGTTTTTACACCAACAAGGTGCAGTGTTCGTGGATGCGAGAGATGGGATCAAGATATCTACTTTCTCCAGGTCAGTTCCATTGGGCTGGCAGGAGATCTCTCAAAAAGAATTTCCGAACCAAGGTAATTTAGTCCAAACTTCTGAAGCGAAAGAACTACTGCGCAAGAAAGGATTGGATGCGAGCAAGATCGTATTAGTATTTGGGGATCCTACTGGAGGCTGGGGAGAAGAAGGTAGGATCGTATGGTCTTTACGTACATTAGGTTTTTCTAAATCTTTTGTAGTAGATGGGGGAATTAACGCTCTACAGAAGGCTTCTAACTCTCCTATTCCAAATCGTCCTGAAATACTTTCCAAAATTAACGCTTCTACATCGGAAAATAAAAATTGGTCGGCGGATTCCAAATTGATCCAATCAGAACTCTCTGATAAAAAATTCGCGTTTATAGACACCAGAGAAGAAAGAGAATTTTTAGGGCAGACTCCTTACGGAGAATCCAGAGGAGGACATCTTCCCGGAGCAAAATGGATCTATTATAAACAATTTTTGGATAAAGATGGATATTTATTAAGTGAATCCAAGATTGTTTCTAAATTATATGAATTAGGTATTTCCAAAGATAAGACAGTGATCTCTTATTGTACTGGAGGGGTCAGATCAGGATGGATGACGTCGGTTCTGGTCTCTTTAGGTTATAATGCAAAAAATTACGCGGGATCTATGTGGGAATGGTCTTCTAAAGGAGATCAAAACCATCCTTTAGTAACTAGATAA
- a CDS encoding helix-turn-helix domain-containing protein, translated as MPTIDPIERGLIQSIGTLVRKRRQELGFSLGKLAELSQVSRGMLSLVESGKAAPSIALLWKISKAIRLPLSSLMEFSKEEFPKIYRKEDSSENSVEENQYVIRPLLHEETRFQTRLFEIKLLSGVAKTFITKVQSKQRQNLFLQSGALRLKVGGKWFDLQEGDSMTFLGKDLQELANLGEKDSYLIWSSSLSDD; from the coding sequence ATGCCAACGATCGATCCGATTGAAAGAGGTCTGATCCAATCTATTGGGACCTTGGTTCGTAAGAGGAGACAAGAGTTAGGTTTTTCTCTTGGGAAGCTTGCTGAATTATCTCAGGTAAGCCGAGGAATGCTGAGTCTTGTTGAATCGGGAAAGGCTGCGCCTTCCATCGCTTTATTATGGAAAATTTCGAAGGCGATCCGTTTGCCTTTGTCCAGTCTCATGGAATTTTCAAAGGAAGAATTTCCTAAAATTTACAGGAAAGAAGACTCCAGCGAAAATTCAGTAGAAGAGAATCAATATGTGATCCGTCCTCTTCTGCATGAAGAAACTAGATTTCAAACTAGACTATTTGAGATAAAACTTCTTTCCGGAGTTGCCAAAACATTTATTACAAAAGTGCAATCTAAACAGAGACAGAATTTATTCCTGCAATCAGGCGCGCTTCGTTTGAAAGTGGGTGGTAAATGGTTCGACTTACAAGAAGGAGACAGCATGACTTTCTTGGGAAAGGATCTACAAGAGCTCGCAAACTTAGGGGAAAAGGACTCCTATTTGATCTGGTCCTCTTCTCTTTCTGACGATTAA